A section of the Ciceribacter thiooxidans genome encodes:
- a CDS encoding L,D-transpeptidase family protein — protein MKSSLRKHSASGDQPVVLRAAPRDRSRAILQFGILRLPAAWGRAGTVLCKKEGDGGSPRATMRLLGGYFRGDRIRNLVTALPMVRTKAGMLWCDAPQHAAYNRPVSAPFAASHERLMRDDTLYDICLVMDWNISSRRRGGGSAIFFHLARPGYTPTEGCVAVRREDMLRLIRHFRRGTRIRIL, from the coding sequence GTGAAGTCGTCCCTTCGCAAACACTCTGCCAGCGGCGACCAACCGGTCGTGCTTCGCGCCGCACCACGTGATCGCTCGCGGGCCATCCTGCAATTCGGTATCCTTCGTCTGCCCGCCGCCTGGGGTCGAGCCGGCACGGTTCTCTGCAAGAAGGAGGGTGATGGAGGGTCCCCCCGCGCGACGATGCGGCTGTTGGGCGGCTATTTCCGGGGCGACCGAATCAGGAATCTCGTCACCGCCTTGCCCATGGTCCGGACAAAGGCCGGCATGCTGTGGTGCGACGCGCCGCAACATGCCGCCTACAACCGGCCGGTTTCGGCACCTTTTGCTGCAAGCCACGAACGGCTGATGCGCGACGACACACTGTACGACATATGCCTGGTCATGGACTGGAATATTTCGTCACGCCGGCGAGGGGGCGGGTCGGCGATCTTCTTTCATCTGGCACGCCCCGGCTATACGCCGACCGAGGGCTGCGTCGCGGTTAGGCGCGAAGACATGCTGCGCCTCATCCGTCATTTCCGTCGTGGCACACGTATTCGCATTCTTTAG
- a CDS encoding response regulator transcription factor, with protein MTARTILLVDDDEDLRQTLIEQLSLYEEFSLLQEETAARGIQTARNAQVDLLIMDVGLPDMDGREAVKLLRKNGFKAPVIMLTGHDTDSDTILGLEAGANDYVTKPFRFAVLLARIRAQLRQHEHSEDATFTVGPYLFKPSQKLLTTEDGRKIRLTEKEAAIIRYLYRADQKVVTRDVLLEEVWGYNSGVTTHTLETHVYRLRQKIEQDPSNAEILVTENGGYKIVP; from the coding sequence ATGACGGCGCGGACGATTCTTCTTGTAGACGATGACGAAGACCTGCGGCAAACGCTCATCGAACAATTGTCGCTTTACGAGGAATTCTCTCTTCTTCAGGAAGAGACCGCGGCAAGGGGTATCCAGACGGCTCGCAACGCACAGGTCGATCTTCTCATCATGGATGTCGGTCTCCCCGACATGGACGGGCGAGAGGCAGTGAAATTGCTGCGCAAGAACGGATTCAAGGCGCCTGTTATCATGCTCACCGGGCATGACACGGATTCGGATACCATCCTCGGGCTGGAAGCGGGCGCGAACGATTACGTAACGAAGCCATTCCGTTTTGCCGTGCTGCTTGCGCGTATCCGAGCCCAGCTTCGCCAGCACGAGCACAGCGAAGACGCCACCTTTACGGTCGGTCCCTATCTGTTCAAGCCGAGCCAGAAGCTGTTGACCACGGAAGATGGCAGGAAAATCCGCTTGACCGAAAAGGAAGCGGCGATCATCCGTTATCTTTACCGGGCCGACCAGAAGGTGGTCACTCGCGACGTGCTTCTGGAGGAGGTCTGGGGTTACAATTCCGGCGTAACCACCCATACTCTGGAAACCCACGTCTATCGACTGCGCCAGAAAATCGAGCAAGATCCCTCGAATGCCGAAATTCTGGTGACAGAGAACGGCGGTTACAAGATCGTCCCCTGA
- a CDS encoding cyclic nucleotide-binding domain-containing protein, with product MALSDDIELLSCVPLFQGLDKDQLRLIAFGAEHRTVAAGQALFRERSPAECAYVLSRGRLELSIFGRGGKPKVEAVADRGMMLSELALVTMVERKYTAIALEDCEVIRITRAMFHRLLEEYPAMAAVVQERIRLSLRSLVEGSAALAPRFE from the coding sequence ATGGCGCTGAGCGACGACATAGAGCTGCTTTCATGTGTGCCCCTGTTTCAGGGCCTCGACAAGGACCAGTTGCGCCTCATTGCCTTCGGTGCCGAGCATCGTACCGTCGCAGCGGGGCAAGCCCTGTTCCGCGAAAGGTCTCCGGCCGAATGCGCTTACGTCTTATCGAGAGGGCGGCTGGAGTTATCGATCTTTGGGCGAGGGGGAAAACCGAAGGTCGAAGCAGTCGCCGATCGGGGAATGATGCTCTCCGAACTGGCGCTCGTGACCATGGTCGAGCGAAAGTATACGGCGATCGCATTGGAGGACTGTGAAGTGATCCGTATTACCCGGGCCATGTTCCACCGCCTGCTGGAGGAGTATCCCGCCATGGCCGCAGTCGTGCAGGAGCGCATCCGGCTGTCGCTGCGGTCGCTGGTCGAAGGAAGCGCCGCATTGGCGCCACGCTTCGAATAG
- a CDS encoding exodeoxyribonuclease III, which yields MALSITTWNINSVRLRLPIVVQFLEQFRPDILCLQEIKCQNDEFPADALRELGYDNIILHGQKGYHGVAIVSRLPLSENHRQDYCGMGDARHISAIFEWSGKRIRLHNFYVPAGGDEPDPTVNPKFAHKLKFVDEMKSLRADAEPGISSILVGDLNIAPFENDVWSHKQMLKIVSHTPAETDGLLEVVSRGGWLDLMRQSVDPSQKLYTWWSYRAKDWAAADRGRRLDHIWSSPDLGAHLDSIEVLKEARGWERPSDHVPVTARFSA from the coding sequence GTGGCTCTTTCGATCACCACATGGAACATCAACTCCGTGCGGCTGCGGTTGCCGATTGTCGTGCAATTCCTTGAGCAGTTCAGACCCGATATCCTGTGCCTTCAGGAAATCAAATGCCAAAATGACGAGTTCCCGGCGGATGCTCTTCGGGAGCTCGGATACGACAACATCATTCTTCACGGGCAAAAAGGTTACCACGGGGTGGCGATCGTTTCACGACTGCCACTCAGCGAGAATCACCGCCAAGACTACTGCGGAATGGGTGACGCACGCCATATATCCGCGATATTCGAGTGGTCGGGTAAGCGTATTCGCCTCCATAATTTCTACGTTCCCGCGGGTGGCGACGAGCCGGACCCGACAGTCAATCCCAAGTTTGCACACAAGCTCAAATTCGTGGACGAGATGAAGTCCCTGCGAGCAGATGCGGAGCCAGGCATCTCATCGATCCTTGTCGGAGATCTCAACATTGCGCCATTCGAGAATGACGTCTGGTCTCACAAGCAGATGCTGAAGATCGTCAGCCATACGCCGGCCGAGACCGACGGTCTTCTGGAAGTCGTCAGCCGCGGAGGGTGGCTCGACCTGATGCGGCAATCCGTGGATCCGTCCCAAAAGCTCTACACCTGGTGGAGCTATCGGGCGAAAGACTGGGCAGCAGCCGACCGCGGCCGGCGGTTGGACCATATCTGGTCGTCCCCGGATCTCGGAGCGCACCTCGACAGCATTGAAGTCCTGAAGGAGGCTCGCGGGTGGGAAAGGCCGTCGGATCACGTTCCTGTGACGGCACGTTTTTCGGCCTGA
- a CDS encoding outer membrane lipoprotein carrier protein LolA, with translation MIHVKTGPRTILTENPTRRTVLAGAAALLTAALPLSAFAATGASDAAQKIADHFSSVRTMMGEFVQFGPRGEQTGGKFFIERPGKLRFNYEKPSPMRVIADGKNVVIGNTKLKTWDLYPLSKTPLSLLLSNRIDLGHQMVRDVKEESDLTTIVLGDRTIFGDSTITLMFDPKTFDLRQWTITDAQAKDTTVMIFNVKTGTVFDPSVFEIPYSDVHSQKR, from the coding sequence ATGATTCACGTGAAAACAGGGCCCAGGACCATTCTCACGGAAAACCCAACGCGCCGAACCGTCCTTGCCGGTGCGGCTGCATTGCTCACGGCCGCCCTACCCCTATCCGCATTTGCTGCCACCGGCGCCTCAGACGCCGCACAGAAAATCGCCGACCATTTTTCATCCGTCAGAACAATGATGGGCGAATTCGTTCAGTTTGGCCCACGTGGCGAACAGACGGGTGGCAAGTTCTTCATTGAACGTCCGGGAAAGCTGCGTTTCAACTATGAGAAGCCTTCGCCGATGCGGGTGATTGCGGATGGCAAGAACGTCGTCATAGGCAACACCAAGCTGAAGACCTGGGACCTATATCCCCTTTCGAAGACTCCTCTCAGCCTGCTCCTCTCCAACAGGATCGATCTCGGGCATCAGATGGTCAGGGACGTCAAGGAGGAATCGGATCTGACCACGATCGTTCTCGGCGACAGGACGATCTTCGGCGATTCGACGATCACCCTCATGTTCGATCCCAAGACTTTCGACCTGCGCCAGTGGACCATAACCGACGCTCAGGCGAAGGACACCACCGTCATGATCTTCAACGTGAAGACGGGAACGGTGTTCGACCCGAGCGTCTTCGAAATCCCCTACAGCGACGTTCACAGCCAGAAACGCTAG
- a CDS encoding FtsK/SpoIIIE family DNA translocase: MNRGNSVMMGEHGDRPALTAFLLRQLLTLAGSALFVLLMLAVAALATWNVSDPSFSYATANEPTNVLGRSGAAFADLMLQFLGLASVIALLPVLAWSLALITSRPIHRFPARLGAWAVGSLLSSAVIGCFPPPLTWPIPNGIGGVLGDAILRFPGLFIGSYPTGTASMIVGAVLAGPAVWSLLFAAGLVGKADEDEPNTAPVKQLKATRIEPAFEDEADEDDGGWLALGAIAHSWYTASARIRRLLGLKPREHNRNRFDQPYDFNEDEFGPLNEPARAKSGAATRREPPMETVPQAGPGRQRTILAPPPMMGDHTDEDFNDDDPPFDLDDVRPAGILPDNDDDWSEAPSSNTRPPTGGRVSPRVAAPPARPKPGARVEKEAQTSFIRPEGFQLPSVHLLAEPKTIGRDATLSADALEQNARMLEGVLEDFGIRGEIIHVRPGPVVTLYELEPAPGIKSSRVIGLADDIARSMSAIAARVAVVPGRNAIGIELPNQTRETVYLRELIASHDFEASKAKLAMTLGKTIGGEPVIADLAKMPHLLVAGTTGSGKSVAINTMILSLLYRLPPEKCRLIMIDPKMLELSVYDGIPHLLSPVVTDPKKAVVALKWTVREMEERYKKMSKIGVRNIDGFNSRVEQALAKGEILTRTVQTGFDRQTGEAIYETEEFDLQPIPYIVVIIDEMADLMMVAGKDIEGAVQRLAQMARAAGIHVIMATQRPSVDVITGTIKANFPTRISFQVTSKIDSRTILGEQGAEQLLGMGDMLYMAGGGRIQRVHGPFVSDNEVEEIVAYLKTQGAPQYLDAITADDEDDDDAGPAGTANLADSDDPYDQAVAIVLRDGKASTSYIQRRLGIGYNRAASLIERMEQEGLIGPANHAGKREILVPTEADIIER, encoded by the coding sequence ACGCGACAGCCAACGAACCGACGAACGTGCTCGGCCGCAGTGGCGCTGCTTTCGCGGACCTCATGCTGCAATTTCTCGGCCTTGCGAGCGTCATTGCGTTGCTTCCGGTCCTCGCCTGGTCGCTGGCGCTTATTACCAGCCGTCCGATCCATCGCTTTCCTGCGCGCCTTGGCGCCTGGGCAGTCGGGTCGCTTCTCTCCTCAGCCGTCATCGGATGCTTTCCGCCACCCCTGACCTGGCCAATTCCAAATGGAATTGGCGGTGTTCTGGGCGACGCGATCCTTCGCTTCCCGGGGCTGTTTATAGGCAGCTATCCTACGGGGACGGCCTCCATGATCGTCGGCGCCGTCCTGGCCGGCCCTGCGGTTTGGTCACTGCTCTTTGCCGCCGGTCTGGTCGGCAAGGCGGACGAAGACGAACCAAACACCGCACCGGTCAAACAGCTGAAAGCGACGCGGATCGAACCTGCATTCGAAGATGAGGCAGACGAGGACGATGGCGGCTGGCTGGCACTCGGAGCGATTGCCCACAGCTGGTACACGGCCAGCGCCCGGATCCGACGCCTTCTGGGGCTAAAGCCGCGCGAACACAACCGGAACCGGTTCGACCAACCCTACGACTTCAACGAAGATGAATTCGGCCCGCTGAACGAACCGGCTCGGGCCAAGAGCGGGGCCGCAACTCGGCGGGAACCACCGATGGAGACGGTGCCGCAAGCCGGACCCGGGCGGCAACGGACCATCCTCGCACCACCTCCGATGATGGGTGATCACACGGACGAGGACTTCAACGACGACGATCCGCCATTCGATCTGGACGACGTCCGTCCTGCGGGCATTCTTCCGGACAATGACGATGACTGGAGCGAGGCTCCGTCGAGCAACACGAGGCCGCCCACAGGCGGTCGCGTTTCCCCTCGCGTTGCTGCACCTCCCGCGCGGCCAAAGCCCGGCGCGCGGGTCGAGAAGGAGGCACAGACCTCTTTCATCCGTCCTGAAGGCTTCCAGCTTCCTTCCGTGCATCTTCTCGCGGAACCGAAAACCATTGGCCGCGATGCAACGCTCTCGGCGGATGCGCTGGAGCAGAACGCCCGCATGCTGGAAGGCGTTCTGGAGGACTTCGGCATCCGAGGCGAAATCATCCACGTTCGGCCAGGTCCCGTGGTCACTCTTTACGAACTTGAACCTGCCCCGGGGATCAAGTCGTCACGCGTAATCGGCCTCGCCGATGACATTGCCCGCTCGATGAGCGCTATTGCGGCCCGCGTCGCCGTTGTTCCCGGACGCAACGCAATCGGCATCGAACTTCCGAACCAGACCCGCGAAACCGTCTATCTGCGCGAACTCATCGCAAGTCACGATTTTGAGGCCAGCAAGGCGAAGCTGGCAATGACCCTCGGCAAGACCATCGGCGGCGAACCGGTAATCGCCGATCTTGCCAAGATGCCGCATCTTCTGGTGGCCGGTACGACCGGCTCCGGCAAATCGGTGGCGATCAACACGATGATCCTGTCGTTGCTCTACCGGCTCCCGCCGGAAAAGTGCCGCCTGATCATGATCGACCCCAAAATGCTCGAGCTTTCCGTTTACGACGGAATTCCGCATCTGCTGTCGCCGGTGGTCACCGACCCCAAGAAGGCGGTCGTGGCGCTCAAGTGGACCGTCCGCGAAATGGAAGAGCGATACAAGAAGATGTCGAAAATCGGTGTGCGCAACATCGATGGCTTCAACAGCCGCGTCGAACAGGCGCTCGCCAAAGGCGAAATCCTGACGCGTACCGTCCAGACTGGCTTCGACCGGCAGACCGGCGAGGCGATCTATGAGACGGAAGAGTTCGACCTCCAGCCAATCCCCTACATCGTCGTCATCATCGACGAAATGGCCGACCTGATGATGGTCGCCGGCAAGGATATCGAAGGAGCAGTGCAGCGGCTCGCCCAGATGGCACGAGCCGCCGGCATTCACGTCATCATGGCGACCCAGCGGCCGTCCGTCGACGTCATTACCGGTACGATCAAGGCGAACTTCCCGACCCGCATTTCCTTCCAGGTCACCTCGAAGATCGACAGTCGCACCATTCTCGGCGAACAGGGGGCCGAGCAGCTGCTCGGCATGGGCGACATGCTCTACATGGCCGGAGGCGGCCGGATTCAACGCGTGCACGGCCCGTTCGTGTCCGACAACGAAGTCGAAGAGATCGTGGCCTACCTGAAGACCCAGGGCGCACCGCAATACCTCGATGCGATCACGGCTGACGACGAGGATGACGATGATGCCGGACCTGCCGGTACCGCCAACCTGGCCGACTCCGATGATCCCTACGACCAGGCCGTGGCGATCGTACTCCGTGACGGCAAGGCTTCGACCTCCTATATCCAGAGGCGACTCGGGATCGGGTACAATCGGGCGGCATCACTGATCGAGCGCATGGAACAGGAGGGCTTGATCGGGCCTGCCAACCACGCCGGAAAACGAGAAATTCTCGTACCGACCGAGGCGGATATCATCGAGCGCTAG